DNA from Streptomyces rishiriensis:
GCCCAAGGCCACCGCTTCCGCCGGTGCCGGGGAGGTCTGCTACAAACTCACCTCCGAGACCACCGAAGGCCCGTACTACATCGACGCGGACAAGATCCGCCAGGACATCACCGAGGACAAGGAGGGCATCCCGCTCACCCTCGCCCTCAAGGTGATCGACTCCGAGACCTGCAAGCCCCTCGCGAACGCCGCCGTCGATGTCTGGCACTGCGACGCCCTCGGCATCTACTCGGGTTACGAGAGCCTCTCCACCGGCGGTGGCGGCGGTGCTCCCACCGACGCGCCCTCCGGCACCCCGACCGGTACGCCGACCGACGTGCCGACCGGAGTCCCGACCGGCGAGCCGCCGGCCGGTGGCGGCGGTGGCGGCGGGCACGAGGAGCCCACCGACGACGAGCGCTATCTGCGCGGGACCTGGAAGACCGACCGGCAGGGACGCGTCACCTTCAAAACGATCTTCCCGGGCTGGTACCGCGGTCGCACGGTCCACATCCACACCAAGGTGCACGTCAACGGCGAGTGGACGGACGCCGGTTACGAGGGCGGCAACACCTGCCACACCGGCCAGTTCTTCCTGGACGAGGAGTCCGTTCTCGCCTCGGCCGAGGTGGCGCCGTACTCCACCAGCACCACCGAGCGCACCACGCTCACCGAGGACACGATCTACGACCAGAGCGGCGTCCAGGGTGGTCTGCTCAAGCTGAAGTACGACAAGAAGAACATCGCCAAGGGTGTCGTGGCTTCGATCACGATGGGTGTCGAACCCGACGCCACCCACGACGGCACCGACGACGCCGTCCAGCCGGGCGCGTCCGCGACGGCGTCGGCCGAGGCGTCGGCCTCCGCGAGCTGATCCGTGCAGTGGGGGCGCACCGCTCGGGACGGGGCGTACCGGTCGGTCGTCTCACTCGTCCGGTGACGCCCCCTCCTCCAGCAGCCGCTCCGCGATGTCCGTCGACCAGCTCTGGGCCCACGCGCGCACCTCCGTGAGCTGGTCCTCGGTCAGGCCGTACGCCGTGAACGCCGAGTCCGGATAGTGGTCCGTACCCGTCAGCCGGGTCTGGAGGGTGGGCAGGTCGAAGTCGTCACGGGCGTGACGGCGGGCCAGTTCCTCCAGGTCGGGGTGGGTGAAGAGGGCCGACGCCGCCCTCGCGTCGATCAGGTCGACGGCCAGACCGCGGTCGTAGAGCGCCCGGACCTTCGTGCCCACCGCGTCCGGGAGAGCGAGCGCCGGACCGTACGGGGTGGGCACGGGCGGGCTCCAGAAGGTCTCCTTGTGCAGGGCCAACCGGAGGACCGTGTCCGTGGTGCGGTCCAGCACGGCCAGGTGCGCAGACAGCGGATCCGCGTCCCGGACCGTCGCCCGGTGGCTGCCCCGGGCGGTGAGCGCCACGCCCAGCTCCTCGGCCAGCCGGGGCATCGGCTGCGCGCTCTCCGTCGCCAAGTCCACGTTCGCGTGCGGGCGTTGGAGCAGCTCGTGCGCCTGGAGCGCGTAACCGCCCGCGAGGGCCCAGGGGGAGCCGGCGGCGGCCACGTCGACGACCTCGGCGAGGAGCCGGAGGTGGGATTCGAGAAGGTCCACCGAGTAGTCGTACCAGGTGCGGTGACCGGACCGCGGCCCGAGGCGGTGAACGACGGGTTGAACGCGGGCGCTACTTCGCGACGAACTGCGTGAGGATCGCCTGCACCTCGTAGATGTCGACCCCCTTGGTGAACGTCTTCTGGATCGGCACGGACGAGCCGGACACCCAGATCTTCAGCTCGGCGTCCAGGTCGAAGGTGCCGGCCGTCTCCACCGCGAAGTGCGTGATGCTGCGGTACGGAATGGAGTGGTACTCGGTCTTCTTGCCGGTGATTCCCTGCTTGTCGACGAGGATCAGCCGGCGGTCCGTGAACAGGATGGTGTCGCGGATCAGCAGAAAGGCGGCCTGCACATGCTCGCCCTGGCCCAGCAGCCGGGCGTAGTCCTGCTGCGCCTGCGCCGGGTCGATCGGGTGTGCGTTGCCGAAGAGTGCCATGGAAGATCCCCCAGTTGACGATGACGCCGATCCATGTGTGGTGATCCCTCCCCGGAGGGAGGTGTTCGTCCCCGATGCGCACCTTAAGGGGGAGGTGGGGGAATCGTGAAGGAGTTTGATCGAGTCGCGGAGGGGGCGACGGAAAAAATCCTCTTCGCGCGGCAACTCTTCACGTGGCGGCGACCACTGACAGGACGTAAGTCCGTTCCTCCCCGTAAGGATCCCCCGTGGCAGCTCCCTCCCACCGCCGGTCCCTCCGCTCGCGCCGCGTCCTCGTCGTCTCCGCCGCCGCCGTGGCCGCGGCCGTCGGCGCCGGTGTCGTCGTGATGAACGCGAACGCCGGGACCGTCGACCTGTACCACCAGACGCTCGCTGCGAAGGACGGCTGGGCCTCCTCCGGCACGGGCACCACCGGTGGCACCAAGGCCGACGCCGCGCACACCTTCACGGTGTCCACCCGCGCCCAGCTGGTGAAGGCGCTGGGGTCCGCCTCCGACACCACCCCCCGGATCATCAAGGTCAAGGGCACGATCGACGCCAACACCGACGACGCGGGCAAGAAGCTGACCTGCGCCGACTACGCGTCGGGCACGGGCTACTCGCTGTCCGCCTATCTGAAGGCGTACGACCCCTCCTCGTACGGGACCTCCAAGCTGCCCTCCGGCACCCAGGAGAAGGCCCGCGCCGCCGCGCAGACCAAGCAGGCGAAGAACATCGTCTTCAAGGTGCCCGCCAACACCAGTGTCGTGGGTGTGCCCGGCACCAACGCCGGGATCTCCGGCGGCATGCTCCAGATCCAGAACGTGGACAACGTCGTCGTCCGCAACCTGACCTTCGGCGGCACCGAGGACTGCTTCCCGCAGTGGGACCCGACGGACGGCGACGACGGGAACTGGAACTCCAACTACGACTCCGTCACCCTGCGCGGGGCGACCCACGTGTGGGCCGACCACAACACGTTCACCGACGCGCCGCACCTCGACAGTGCCAACCCCACGTACTGCGGCCGCGAGTACCAGATCCACGACGGCGCCCTGGACATCACCAAGAGCTCGGACCTGGTGACCGTCTCGCGCAACCAGTTCACCAACCACGACAAGACGATGCTGATCGGCAGCAGCGACAGCGAGCCCAGCGGCAAGCTGCGCGTCTCCATCCACCACAACATCTGGAAGGGCATCGTCCAGCGCGCCCCGCTGGCCCGGGTCGGCCAGGTGCACATCTACAACAACTACTACGACGTCACGACCCTCAACGGCTACGCGACGCAGTACAGCATCAACTCGCGCGCCAAGGCCCAGGTCGTCGCCGAGAACAACTACTGGAAGGTCCCGGCCGGCGGCAAGGTCGCGAAGCTGCTCAGCGGCGACGGAACCGGCGCGGTCAAGGGCTCCGGCAACCTCGTCAACGGCATGGTCACCGACGTCGTCGCCGCGTACAACGCCGCCTCGTCGAAGGACCTGAAGACGACGGTCAACTGGACCCCGGCCCTGACGGCGGACCTGGAGACGTCGGCGAAGAACCTGCCCACGACCCTGGCGACGACCACGGGCGCGAGCGTCCTGAAGTAACACCCCCGGACACGCGAGGGCCGGGTGACCACGAGCCCCCGGCCCTCGCGTTCACCAGCCGTCGGATGCCGACAGGTGCCGTCAGGTGCCGTCAGGTGTCGTACGTGCCGTCCCATGGTTCGGCGAAGGCCAGGCGGTCGGGGTAGAGCTCCGCCCAGGTCTCGGGGGTGCCGTCCTCGTCCTTGTCCTCGCGGATCACCAGGCCGAACAGCACGCCTTCGAAGGTGAGCCGGAAGGGGCGGACCGCGATGTCCGTGTAGGAGCGGCGGGGCAGGCTGCGCAGGAGGGTCGCCAGGCGGACGCGGGCCCGGGTGAGGGCCGAGTCCTCGCCGTGCGGGTTGCGCTGCTGCTGCGCCCAGGTGCCGGCACACCAGATGTCCGAGTCGCGGTAGTGGCCCTCGGCGTCGAAGGTGTGCAGCACGGTGTAGAGGCGTTTGTGCTCTTCCCAGCCGTCGTCGAGACGGAACCCTTCGGGGAAGGCGTACGTGACCGACGCGAGGAACTGGCCGTCCGCGTACCGCCCGATGGACTCGGTGCGGTGCTTCGGCTCGTAGGCGATCGGGATGACGTTGGGGACTGCCATGGCGGAAACCATACGGCTTGGCGGGAACATGCCGGAGTCGGGGGAACCTCTACGGCTCTTCCTCCGCGTCCTCCGACCAGGGGCCGTCTTGCACCGCGCCCGTTCTGCACCGGCCGCCTTGCGACCAGGGTCCGGGAGGCCGTACGTCCCGGACCCGTGGTCGGCCGTCCGCGCGCTACGCGGTCGGCTTCTCCTCCAGGCGCGGGAAGAGAACCGCTCCCTTGGTGACCGTCGTACCGGCCGGGAGGATGCCCCAGGCGCCGGCCTCCTGGACCCGCTGGTCCGCGAGAGCACCCAGGACCGCCTCGGCGCCGAGCGAGTCCCAGAGCTTCTGGGAGGTGTCCGGCATGACGGGGTTAAGCAGCACGGCGACCGCGCGCAGCGACTCCGCGGCGGTGTAGAGGATGGTCGCGAGGCGGGCCCGGCCCTCGGCCGAGTCGTCCTTCGCGACCTTCCACGGCTCCTGCTCCGTGATGTAGCCGTTGACCTGCTTGACGAAGTCGAACACGGCCAGGATGCCGCCCTGGAAGTCCAGCTCCTCACCGATCTTCCGGTCGGCCACCGCGACCGCGGTCGCCAGACCGTCGTGCAGCGCCTTCTCGGCCTCGCTGTCGGCGGCGGCCTCGGGCAGGACGCCGTCGAAGTACTTGCCGACCATGGCGGCCACCCGGGAGGCGAGGTTGCCGTAGTCGTTCGCCAGCTCGCTCGTGTAGCGGGCGGAGAAGTCCTCCCACGAGAACGAGCCGTCCTGGCCGAAGGCGATGGCGCGCAGGAAGTACCAGCGGTACGCGTCCACTCCGAAGTGCGAGGTCAGGTCCTGCGGCTTGATGCCCGTCAGGTTCGACTTCGACATCTTCTCGCCGCCGACCATCAGCCAGCCGTTCGCGGCGATCTTCCCGGGCAGCGGGAGGCCCTGCGCCATCAGCATCGCGGGCCAGATCACCGCGTGGAAGCGCAGGATGTCCTTGCCGACCAGGTGGACGTCGGCCGGGAAGGTGGCCTCGAACTTCTCCTGGTTCTCGTTGTAACCGACCGCCGTGGCGTAGTTCAGCAGCGCGTCGACCCACACGTAGATCACGTGCTTCTGGTCCCACGGGATCGGGATGCCCCAGTCGAAGGTGGAGCGGGAGATGGAGAGGTCCTGCAGGCCCTGCCGGACGAAGTTCACGACCTCGTTGCGCGCGGACTCGGGCTGGATGAAGCCCGGGTTCGCCTCGTAGAGGGCGAGGAGCTTGTCGCCGTACGCGCTCAGCTTGAAGAAGTAGTTCTCCTCGCTGAGGATCTCCACGGGCTTCTTGTGGATGGGGCACAGCTTCTGACCTGCGAAGTCGCCCTCACCG
Protein-coding regions in this window:
- a CDS encoding dioxygenase family protein: MTGNSGNTANTAGTENDQQGPRHKRDLTRRKVVVAGAGAAVAVGAGGALAAGAFAGEKSGSKPKATASAGAGEVCYKLTSETTEGPYYIDADKIRQDITEDKEGIPLTLALKVIDSETCKPLANAAVDVWHCDALGIYSGYESLSTGGGGGAPTDAPSGTPTGTPTDVPTGVPTGEPPAGGGGGGGHEEPTDDERYLRGTWKTDRQGRVTFKTIFPGWYRGRTVHIHTKVHVNGEWTDAGYEGGNTCHTGQFFLDEESVLASAEVAPYSTSTTERTTLTEDTIYDQSGVQGGLLKLKYDKKNIAKGVVASITMGVEPDATHDGTDDAVQPGASATASAEASASAS
- a CDS encoding PH domain-containing protein; this translates as MALFGNAHPIDPAQAQQDYARLLGQGEHVQAAFLLIRDTILFTDRRLILVDKQGITGKKTEYHSIPYRSITHFAVETAGTFDLDAELKIWVSGSSVPIQKTFTKGVDIYEVQAILTQFVAK
- a CDS encoding pectate lyase family protein, which gives rise to MAAPSHRRSLRSRRVLVVSAAAVAAAVGAGVVVMNANAGTVDLYHQTLAAKDGWASSGTGTTGGTKADAAHTFTVSTRAQLVKALGSASDTTPRIIKVKGTIDANTDDAGKKLTCADYASGTGYSLSAYLKAYDPSSYGTSKLPSGTQEKARAAAQTKQAKNIVFKVPANTSVVGVPGTNAGISGGMLQIQNVDNVVVRNLTFGGTEDCFPQWDPTDGDDGNWNSNYDSVTLRGATHVWADHNTFTDAPHLDSANPTYCGREYQIHDGALDITKSSDLVTVSRNQFTNHDKTMLIGSSDSEPSGKLRVSIHHNIWKGIVQRAPLARVGQVHIYNNYYDVTTLNGYATQYSINSRAKAQVVAENNYWKVPAGGKVAKLLSGDGTGAVKGSGNLVNGMVTDVVAAYNAASSKDLKTTVNWTPALTADLETSAKNLPTTLATTTGASVLK
- the metG gene encoding methionine--tRNA ligase; the protein is MAATGTEKQGGKAFYVSTPIYYVNDAPHLGHAYTTVAGDVLTRWHRQRGEKVWYLTGTDEHGQKIMRTAEANGVSPQQWADKLVDEAWRPLWEHLEIANDDFIRTTQQRHTDRVQEFVQDLYDKGEIYKGGYEGPYCVGCEEYKLPGELLDGEGDFAGQKLCPIHKKPVEILSEENYFFKLSAYGDKLLALYEANPGFIQPESARNEVVNFVRQGLQDLSISRSTFDWGIPIPWDQKHVIYVWVDALLNYATAVGYNENQEKFEATFPADVHLVGKDILRFHAVIWPAMLMAQGLPLPGKIAANGWLMVGGEKMSKSNLTGIKPQDLTSHFGVDAYRWYFLRAIAFGQDGSFSWEDFSARYTSELANDYGNLASRVAAMVGKYFDGVLPEAAADSEAEKALHDGLATAVAVADRKIGEELDFQGGILAVFDFVKQVNGYITEQEPWKVAKDDSAEGRARLATILYTAAESLRAVAVLLNPVMPDTSQKLWDSLGAEAVLGALADQRVQEAGAWGILPAGTTVTKGAVLFPRLEEKPTA